The stretch of DNA GCCAGTTCGCGGCATTGGTGTCGTTTTGTTATAATGTAGGAACAACAGCTTTTTGCAAGTCGAGTCTTTTGAAAAAACTTAATCAAGGGGATTATGAATCCGTTCCAGCAGAATTACAGAAATGGAATAAGGTCGGTGGAAAGCTTCTTGCGGGATTAGCCAACCGTCGAGCAGCCGAAGCAGGTTTGTGGGCGAAAGGGTCTTATGTTTCTTCAAACTATCAAAGAGTGGAAACGAAAGAGGCGAGAGGTCTTTTCAAGGTAGAAGCACTCGCGCCGATTATAGGGTCTTGTTCTGGTTTTGGGGGATTTTTGGTAGGCAATGGACCAATTCAGTGGGCTTTAGCAGGGATTATGGTTTTAGCCGCTTGTACAGGTCTTGTGATTGTTGCCAAGCGTTTTCGGGAGCAGCGCTTGTGATTTTTTGGTTCAAAAGAAATCTGTCTCTTCTGTTAGCGGCTTTAGCCGTTTTTTTAATGGCATTCGCCAAAGCCTTTCACCTTGGCAAGAAAAGCGAGCGGCAAAAGCAAACAGAGAAAGCTTTAAAGACAGCAATCACCCGTTTTGAGGTTGAAAATGAAGTTAATCAAAAAAGTGATACTGGTGTGCGTTCTGCTTTGTCTCGTTGGGTGCGGGGCAAATAAGTCTGTTTCTTGTGTTGGTTGGTTACCCATTTATTTAGATAAGCAAGATATCAACGTCATCAGTTCCAACCTAGCAAGAGATATCTTGAAACATAATCAACAGGGAGCACGCTTATGTGGTTGGCAAAATGAGTAAAAAACGTCATGAGGAACAAGATCTCTCACAAACAGAACGACAGTTGCTTCATGAGATGATAGAGACCTACCAAGGCTTAAAGATGATGTCACGCATCATGAAGTGGATAGCCTTTATTGTCTTTATGTTTGTTATCGATTTTGCCCGCTTTATGGACGCGCTAGACAATATCTTATCATATTTCAAAAAGTGGATAGCCAAGAGTTAGAACTCACAAAATCTTCTTAAAAAAATACCTCAAAAAGAGCTCTTGATTTGAAATAATTGAAGAACTTTTCAAGAAGACTTGTTAGAATCAGAAGAAATATTTCTTCTCTAACAGGCTTTTTATATGGTTACATCTTTTGGTAAAATTTTACGTAAACTTCGCATTGATCACTCAGAACGCCTCTTAGATATGGCTAAGACATTAGGTATATCTGTAGCGTTTTTATCTTCTGTAGAAATTGGCAAGAAATCAGTACCGGTAGGCATGGAAGACAAGATCATAGAGCTGTACGCTTTAGATCAAGAGAAGGCTTCTCTATTAAGAAAAGAAGCGGATATCTGTCGCAAGAGCTTCACGATCAAAGCTTCAGATCCATTTTGCCGTGAAATTATTGGTATGCTTGTTAGAAATTTAGAGAATTTTTCACAACATGACTTAGTAAAATTAAAAATATTATTGGAAAAATTAGGTAAAAAAACAGGCGTCCTATAGAGGCAAGTTGCAAAATCCTATTCCCTTACTTTTATCCACGCACCCCGTACCTTAAAAAAGATCTATAAAATCAATAAGTTATTATTGATATAAAACTGTATGGTGCCCCCAGAGAGACTCGAACTCCCGACCCCCTGATTACAAATCAGGTGCTCTACCAACTGAGCTATAAGGGCGTAACTACGTAGGAGTTAGCACAAACTCACAAAAAGGAAAACAGAAAATTATCAATTTTTGTACATATTAAAAGAAAATTATATAACAAATAAAAAATAATCAGCTTATTTCTTTTTTGACAATGTTTACAGCAACGTTGAAATTATCCTTGTGTTGATATCTTATAGAATCTAATGATAGTCTAGTACTTTTGTTTTTGAATTAAGAATCTGAAGAAGTTGGTTTTTGAGAAAGATACTTCTCTAGCCAATGAATATTATAGTTACCGTTTGCAACATCTTGATTATTAATGAGATTACGAAAGAGAGGCAATGTGGTTTTGATCCCATCAACGACAAATTCATCTAAAGCACGCCGTAAACGCATCATGCATTCCAAACGGGTACGCCCATGAACAATCAGCTTTCCAATCATGCTATCATAATAAGGAGGAATTCGATAACCTGAATAAGCACCTGAATCAACACGAATTCCTAAACCTCCAGGTGTATGGAAATGTGTAATGGTTCCCGGTGATGGTGTAAAGGTAAGAGGATCTTCTGCATTAATACGGCATTCAATGGCGTGACCGGAAAAACAAACATCATCTTGTGTCACTGAAAGCTTGCAGCCTGAAGCAATATGAATTTGTTCATGGACTAAATCTATACCTGTAATTTCTTCAGTTACAGGATGTTCGACTTGTAAACGCGTATTCATTTCAATGAAATAAAATTCACCATTTTCATAAAGAAATTCAACAGTACCAGCTCCACGGTATCCAAGTTCAGCACAGGCATTTGCAACAATACTGCCAATTTTTTTCCGTTCAGTTTCATTAAGTGCAGGTGACGTAGCTTCTTCCCATACTTTTTGATGCCGTCGTTGAATTGAACAATCGCGCTCTCCTAAATGAATAGCATTTCCTGCACCATCACCTATGACTTGAATTTCAATATGACGGGGTTTTTCTAAATATTTCTCTATATAAACAGCATCATCACCAAAAGCTGCTTTCGCTTCTGAACGTGTTGTTTTAAGAGCTATAGAAAATTCTTGTTCAGAATGAACGACTTTCATACCACGCCCACCACCACCGGCAGAAGCTTTGATAATAACGGGATAACCAATTTCACGAGCGGTGCGTAAAGCATCTGATTCTTCACTAACTGCTCCATCTGAACCAGGGACGACAGGAATACCAAGTTTTTGGGCAGTTTTTTTTGCCTCAATTTTATCGCCCATGATTCGAATATGAGCAGCTGTTGGACCGATGAATGTAATATCATGGGCTTCTAGAACATCTGCAAACTTTGCATTTTCAGAAAGAAAGCCATAACCTGGATGAACCGCATCAGCTCCTGTGATTTCACAAGCAGCAATAATTTGCTGAATACTCAAATAAGAATCGCGAGCAGGAGGAGGGCCAATACAGACACTTTCGTCAGCAAGACGAACATGCATTGCGTCTGCATCAGCAGTCGAATGAACAGCTACGGTTTTTATGCCAAGTTCTTTACATGCGCGTAAAACACGAAGAGCAATTTCTCCTCGATTAGCAATGAGGATTTTTCGAATCATGGTTGCCCCTCGCTTTATTCAACAATAATAAGTGGTTCACCAAACTCAACAGGTTGACCATCTTTGACGAGAACAGTCGTTACTTTGCCTGAGCGTGGTGATGAAATTTGATTCATCGTTTTCATGGCTTCAATGATCAGTAATGTCTCTCCTTCAGAAACATTTTGCCCTACTTCTACAAATGGTTGCGCACCTGGTGAAGGAGCAAGATAAGCTGTTCCAACCATTGGAGAGGTTATTGTATTTTTTGATTTATCTTCTTGGAGAGGTTGTATGGGAGATTCGATTGTTGGAACTGAAGGTGTTACAGAAAAGCTAGGAGTAGAAACAGGTGAATAAATTGTTTGTTCGGAAGAAGTTGAGGTATTTTGGCGTGAAACACAAATACGAAGCTTCCCTTGTTCAACTTCAATATTCGTTAAATTTGTATCATTCAAAATTTCAGCAAGATCACGAATGATTTTCGTATCAATTGCGGGATATTCTACCGAATCTATTTTTTTTGTTGCCATTTTATTTCTAACTCCTTGATCAATGAAGATCGTCATTATCTCATTTTATGACTGAATATCTCTAGAGTAGGGATGATATCTTTTAAGGCTTTAAAGATATTTATTTCCTTTAAGTCATTACGCTTTGCAATTCTAAACTCGTATCTGCTTTACGCAAAATTGCATTTATAAGCCTGTTGTCAAAAAAGAGAAAGCATAAAATCACTTCGTTTACAGTATTCTTCCTAAAATGGACCAGATATAGAATAGCTATTCACTGTGTATTGTCTATCGCTTGTTTTAGAATATCTTGTCCGGCTGCACCGATGAATACTTTATTACCAATGATGTAAGAAGGGGTTCCCGTAATATGAAGTCTAGAGGCAATTTGAATATTTTCTTTAAAGGTGTTTTGCAGATTAGGATCTTTTATTGCCTTACGGAGTTTTTTTTCATCTGCTCCTAATGAAACAGCTATTTTTATAGCTTTAGCTTCATTCACGCGCCCCTGATGCATTAAAAGCGTTTTGTGAAACTGAGGATACTTTTCTGGAAATTGTTTTCGAAATGCGTATGCAACAGTATGAACTGCCATAGAATCAGGTCCTAGAATTGGCAAATCTTTGATAATAACCTGTAAATCTGGGTATTCTCTTATCAGGTCTTCTATATCTGAATAGGAACTTTTACAATGTTGACAATTGTAATCAAAAAAATCAACAAGTACTTTTTTACCATTGGGATTGCCTAAAACAGCGTCATGAGGAGAGTGAAAAATTTCCTTTTCTAATGAATGGATAACAGAGGTTTGTCTTTGGCTTTCGTATTCATTCTGTTTTTCCAGCTTATCTTGAAGAATAAGCTGCATTTCAATCATAATTTCTGGATGAGTAAGAAGATACTCTCTTACAATTTGTTGAATATGATGAGAATCAGGATGGGGTGTCATTTTTTCTTTAAGCTTAGATAAAAAATTCGAATCTTCCAAAAGTTGTGTCTTAAATTTTTCTAAGTTTAAATGATTTGCTGTTTTTGGGTTTGATGTTGCGTTTGATAAAGAAGGGGATAAAATTAAAATACTCAACATAACAGGGGCTAAAATTTTTGAAACAAGCGTTATTTTTGAGTTTTGAGGTTGATGAATCATCTGTATCCCTTCGTATTTTCTATTGTGTCATTGAGTAAACTATATGAAAAGCGTTATCTATGTGCAATAAAGGATTTGCTATAGTGCGTATCCATAACAGAGAAAAAACATCAATTTCCTCTAAAAAAATTTTATACGATGCACATTTGCAAAGATTATGTTCTCTGAAGGATAAAAAAAAGTCTCTTTAATTTGTCAAATGTTATTTTGATAAAAGGGTATAAAAAAGATTTTTATGCCTATTGATTGTGAAAAAAAGCAGGTTGATAATACGAAGCATACTTGTATTGATTTTTTACTGTTACTTTATTGAATCCTGTAAAATAAAATTAAATAATGAAAAGTAAAATTATGAAAACCACAACACATTATGAGCTGTTTATCATTGGGGGCGGGATAAACG from Bartonella tribocorum CIP 105476 encodes:
- the accC gene encoding acetyl-CoA carboxylase biotin carboxylase subunit translates to MIRKILIANRGEIALRVLRACKELGIKTVAVHSTADADAMHVRLADESVCIGPPPARDSYLSIQQIIAACEITGADAVHPGYGFLSENAKFADVLEAHDITFIGPTAAHIRIMGDKIEAKKTAQKLGIPVVPGSDGAVSEESDALRTAREIGYPVIIKASAGGGGRGMKVVHSEQEFSIALKTTRSEAKAAFGDDAVYIEKYLEKPRHIEIQVIGDGAGNAIHLGERDCSIQRRHQKVWEEATSPALNETERKKIGSIVANACAELGYRGAGTVEFLYENGEFYFIEMNTRLQVEHPVTEEITGIDLVHEQIHIASGCKLSVTQDDVCFSGHAIECRINAEDPLTFTPSPGTITHFHTPGGLGIRVDSGAYSGYRIPPYYDSMIGKLIVHGRTRLECMMRLRRALDEFVVDGIKTTLPLFRNLINNQDVANGNYNIHWLEKYLSQKPTSSDS
- a CDS encoding lysozyme yields the protein MRKISKEGLELIKQWEGLRLEAYRDTACIWTIGYGHTSNAGNPLVKKGMRITKERAEEILCEDLKQFEKTVEESVTVSLTDCQFAALVSFCYNVGTTAFCKSSLLKKLNQGDYESVPAELQKWNKVGGKLLAGLANRRAAEAGLWAKGSYVSSNYQRVETKEARGLFKVEALAPIIGSCSGFGGFLVGNGPIQWALAGIMVLAACTGLVIVAKRFREQRL
- a CDS encoding transcriptional regulator; translated protein: MVTSFGKILRKLRIDHSERLLDMAKTLGISVAFLSSVEIGKKSVPVGMEDKIIELYALDQEKASLLRKEADICRKSFTIKASDPFCREIIGMLVRNLENFSQHDLVKLKILLEKLGKKTGVL
- the accB gene encoding acetyl-CoA carboxylase biotin carboxyl carrier protein, translated to MATKKIDSVEYPAIDTKIIRDLAEILNDTNLTNIEVEQGKLRICVSRQNTSTSSEQTIYSPVSTPSFSVTPSVPTIESPIQPLQEDKSKNTITSPMVGTAYLAPSPGAQPFVEVGQNVSEGETLLIIEAMKTMNQISSPRSGKVTTVLVKDGQPVEFGEPLIIVE
- a CDS encoding DsbA family protein, which translates into the protein MIHQPQNSKITLVSKILAPVMLSILILSPSLSNATSNPKTANHLNLEKFKTQLLEDSNFLSKLKEKMTPHPDSHHIQQIVREYLLTHPEIMIEMQLILQDKLEKQNEYESQRQTSVIHSLEKEIFHSPHDAVLGNPNGKKVLVDFFDYNCQHCKSSYSDIEDLIREYPDLQVIIKDLPILGPDSMAVHTVAYAFRKQFPEKYPQFHKTLLMHQGRVNEAKAIKIAVSLGADEKKLRKAIKDPNLQNTFKENIQIASRLHITGTPSYIIGNKVFIGAAGQDILKQAIDNTQ